In Myxococcales bacterium, the DNA window ATTCGGCGGGGAACACGGTGACGCTCACGTCGGGGACGGCGGCGTCGGTCGTCGGGCCGCCGCCCACGGTGCCGCACGACGCGATCGCCGCCGCGGCGCCGACCGCCACGACGCCGAAGATCATCCATGGGGCTTTGAACGAAGCGGACACGGGCCCTACGACCTTAGCAGCCCACGCCTCGCTTTTCCCTCACCCTTCGGGGCACGGGGACGATGCGCCAGGCCGTGCGCTGCCGACGAAGCCGCGGTATAAGCCGCGCACGCGGCAAAATGGCCGCAAAGAAGCCTGGCTCAAGGAGAAGCTCCCATGTCGACTCTGCCCCCCGTCTACATCGTCGCCGCGACCCGTACGCCCATCGGCGCCTTCCAGGGAGCCCTCTCGTCGATCGCCGCCCCCAAGCTCGGCGCCGCTGCCATCGCGGGCGCCCTCGCCAACGCGAAGCTCGACCCCGCCGCCGTCGGCCAGGTCTTCATGGGCAACGTGCTCTCGGCCGGCCAGGGCCAGGCCCCCGCTCGCCAGGCCATGATCCACGCCGGCATCCCGAACAGCGTGCCCGCCACCACGGTGAGCAAGGTCTGTGGCTCGGGCATGGAGGCGCTCATCCTCGGCGCTCGCGCGCTCGCCCTCGGGGACGCCGACGTCATCGTCGCCGGTGGCATGGAGTCGATGTCCAACGCCCCGTATTACTTGGACAAAGCGCGCACCGGCTACCGCATGGGCAACGGCACCCTCGTCGACGGGATGATCTTCGACGGCCTCTGGGACCCGTACAAGGACGTCCACATGGGCAACTGCGGCGACGCGTGCGCCAAGGAGTTCGGGTACACGCGCGAGCAGCAGGACGAGTTCGCCGCGCAGAGCTTTCGCAAGGCGCTCTCGGCCCAGAAAGAGGGCCTCTTCGACGCCGAGATCACGCCGGTCTCCGTGCCGCAGAAGAAGGGCGACGCGCTCGTGATCAAGGCCGACGAGGGCCCGTCGAAGGGTGACCCGTCGAAGTTCGCGTCGCTCCGCCCGGCCTTCTCGAAGGACGGCACGATCACCGCGGCGAACGCCTCGTCCATCAACGACGGCGCGAGCGCGCTCATCCTCGCGAGCGAGGCCGGCGTGAAGAAGCACGGCCTCACGCCGCTCGCGCGCATCACGGGTTATGCCGGCGCGGCGCAGGCCCCCGAGTGGTTCACCACGGCCCCGGCCAAGGCCATGGACGCGGTCGCCGCGAAGCTCGGCATGTCCCTCGGGGACGTCGACCTCGTGGAGATCAACGAGGCGTTCGCCGTGGTCGCGATGGTCTCGGCCGACCAGTGCAAGATCGATCGCGCGCGCGTCAACGTCCGCGGCGGCGCGGTGGCCCTCGGTCACCCGATCGGCGCGAGCGGGGCCCGCATCGTCACGACCCTCACGCACGCCCTCATCCAGCAGAACAAGAAGCGCGGCCTCGCGTCGATCTGCATCGGTGGCGGCGAGGCGCTCGCGCTCGTCATCGAGCGCTGAGGGAATGCTCGGGCCGTTCGCGGTCGCCGACGGGATAGCGAGGGTGGCCGCGAGGTCGCCCACGCTGCCTCCGGCCACGCACACGAACAGCTACGCGATCGGCACGCGCGAGATCCTGCTCGTCGAGCCCGCGACGCCCTACGACGACGAGCTCCGAGAGTGGCTCGCCTGGGCGCGCGGGCTCGTCTCGCAAGGGTGCGAAATTAGGGGCATTTTCGTGACCCATCACCACCCCGATCACGTGGGTGGGGTCGACGTGCTCGCGCGTGAGCTCGCGGTGCCGCTCCTCGGGCACGACGCGACCTTCGAGCGCATCACGCACGCCGAGCACCGCACCGAGCGGCATGTCGAGGGCGACACGATCGTGCTCGACGGCCCTTCGCCGAAGCGCCTCCGTGTGCTCCATACGCCGGGGCACGCCGTGGGGCACCTTTGCCTCTTCGACGAAGAGACGCGGGCCATCGTGGTGGGCGACATGGTCGCGAGCGAAGGCACCATCTTGATCGCGCCGGGCGAGGGCGACATGGCGCAGTACCTCACGGAGCTCACGCGGCTCGGAGCCCTCGACACGAGCGTCGCGCTCCCGGCTCACGGCGCGCCCATCGACGATCCGCGTGGGCACTTTCGGCGCTACGTCGCGCATAGGTTGCTCCGCGAGGCGAAGGTGCTCGCGGCCGTACGCGAGGTGGGGCGAGGTTCGCTCGACGACCTCGTGCCCGTGGCCTACGCCGACACGCCGCCCGCGATTTTCCCTATCGCGAAGCTGAGCCTCGAGGCGCACCTCGAGAAGCTCGTGGCCGACGGCAAGGTCACCCAGCGCGACGGCGCGTACCTCGCGGCCGAGCCTTGAGCGTCGTGAAGCTCCACGTGTGCACCTCGTGCGCGCGCCCGGGTGAGCGTGGCCGCGGTGTGGCGAGGCCGGGGACGAGGCTCTTCCTCGCCCTCCGTGAGCGGCTCGTCGGCGCTCCCATCACGGTCGCGGCCGAGCCCTGCCTCGGGCCGTGCGAGGACGCGTGCAACGTGGTGCTCGACCTCGGAGGGCGCGACGTCTT includes these proteins:
- a CDS encoding thiolase family protein — protein: MSTLPPVYIVAATRTPIGAFQGALSSIAAPKLGAAAIAGALANAKLDPAAVGQVFMGNVLSAGQGQAPARQAMIHAGIPNSVPATTVSKVCGSGMEALILGARALALGDADVIVAGGMESMSNAPYYLDKARTGYRMGNGTLVDGMIFDGLWDPYKDVHMGNCGDACAKEFGYTREQQDEFAAQSFRKALSAQKEGLFDAEITPVSVPQKKGDALVIKADEGPSKGDPSKFASLRPAFSKDGTITAANASSINDGASALILASEAGVKKHGLTPLARITGYAGAAQAPEWFTTAPAKAMDAVAAKLGMSLGDVDLVEINEAFAVVAMVSADQCKIDRARVNVRGGAVALGHPIGASGARIVTTLTHALIQQNKKRGLASICIGGGEALALVIER
- a CDS encoding MBL fold metallo-hydrolase — encoded protein: MLGPFAVADGIARVAARSPTLPPATHTNSYAIGTREILLVEPATPYDDELREWLAWARGLVSQGCEIRGIFVTHHHPDHVGGVDVLARELAVPLLGHDATFERITHAEHRTERHVEGDTIVLDGPSPKRLRVLHTPGHAVGHLCLFDEETRAIVVGDMVASEGTILIAPGEGDMAQYLTELTRLGALDTSVALPAHGAPIDDPRGHFRRYVAHRLLREAKVLAAVREVGRGSLDDLVPVAYADTPPAIFPIAKLSLEAHLEKLVADGKVTQRDGAYLAAEP
- a CDS encoding DUF1636 family protein, translated to MKLHVCTSCARPGERGRGVARPGTRLFLALRERLVGAPITVAAEPCLGPCEDACNVVLDLGGRDVFAVTRLDPERDAEVLAVVCAGSGAAEALVAAFPGAVRRVRGWKR